The sequence below is a genomic window from Microbulbifer hydrolyticus.
GAAAGCTGCGCATCGTTTTGCCGGACGACATGCTCGCGATGCCACAGCTGGACATGCCCACAACCATTGCGCAATTGCGCGACCGTGCACCAAAACTACAGCTGGATATCAAACTCGCGGCGCCCCATGAACTGGAACTGGAAATCCTTGGCGGCCGCGCCGATGTGGGCATCAATCCCCTGCATTCCCGCCGCCCCGGACTGAGCTACCATCCGCTGTTCAGTCACCAGTCGCTGCTCTACGCCTCAGCCAACCACCTATGTGGCGGTCAGGCTGATGCCGACGAAGAGTTGATCACACAGCAGGAGCTCGCCGCCCCCGATCACGCGGTACTCTCCGGCGCTGCCCACCTGTACCGGCTGTTCCCACACAAGAGTATCGCCAACCATATGGCCGCACGGCTGGCGATGATCCTGTCGGGGAGGTTCATCGGCTTCCTGCCGGCATACCTGGCGGAGGCGTATGTTGAGCGAGGGCAGCTGGTGGCACTCCACCCAGAACGTTTCCGCTATCAGATCCAGAACGCACTGACCTTCAGGAGCAGCGCCGCCGAACAGCCGGCGGTCCGGCTGTTTCTGGAGGTATTGGCGGTGAGTGGTTAGAGTGGCGAAATGACAACCTTCAGGTACAACGTATTCGGACGAGAGATCCTGGTCGAAAAAAGCAGCCGGGGCTGGTCCACATTTCAGCAAGGTGCAGAAGGCAAGCGCAGAAGTGCAGGCTTACACATTCCGGATAACATCACTGAAACAGAGCTCACCCAATATCTGGATGACCTGTGCCACGAGTGGGCTTCGGAAAAATACCCGAGCGTATTTCTTGTTCGTAAAAATTAACTCGCGCCAGCGGTAACTTATGCAAGATATCGAGCTATCAAGAGATCAAATAGAGCGTACCGTCGAGAAAATAAAGTCGTACTTCGAGGAAGAACTACAGCAGGACATCGGCGGCTTTGAGGCAGAATTTTTACTCGATTTCTTTGCCCGGGAGATCGGCCCCACCTTCTACAACCGTGGCCTGCTCGATGCACAGCAGGTTTTTACCCAAAAAGCGGAAGAACTGAGTTACACCATCCAGGAACTGGAACAACCAGAGCTCTGAGGCCCGCGCGGGCAATCAGACAAAGCCAACATTTATGAATACAGGCCGAGCACACCGACCTGTGAGCGACGAGCCTGAGCCTATCAGGCCCGTCAAATTAACAGGAGCAGTGATACGCTCCTGAGTGCGAATAACACCTGCGCCAGCCTATTCCGCTCCCGGATGCGCGGCCGAAGCCGAGCTGCGCGGCAAAATAAATATACCGTCCCAGTATTGCCTCCAGTCCGTCGGGCCAATGCCATTGGCATATTGATGACCGTAAAATCTCGCGTTTTTATCCGCATCCTGCACCGCGCTATGTAACGCCGGGCCATCGAGAAATATAGCCTCGCTGCCGTTTGCGCTCCTGTTATGCAGTATCTGCTGCTCTATCACGGCGCTCTGGCCCGCGGAGATATCCTTCACCTGCATATCGACAAAGTCGCGGTATTGCCCTTCACTGGCAGCAATATGGGCCAGGTACATGTCTTCCCCGTATTCACGTTGTAGCAGCGTACCGAGGTTGTCATAGCGTCGTGGCACCGTACCGCCGTAGTTGAGGTGGATAAAGTGACCCCAAACGATAATTTTTTTGCCGCTGAGCCGGGTATCCATCAGCCACCGCAGGTTATCGGCCATCGCGATATCATGCTCGTCGTGGCGACGCGTGCCCCACAGGTTCTGGGCAACGATCACCAGTCCGTGCAGCAGCCGCGCCACATAATCCGGGCGATCGTACCCGGAAGCCTCACTGTGCAGCCGACGCAACCCGCTGATCAGCCGGTAACTGGCCTCAATATATCGAGCCTGCTGCTCGCCCGTAAAGTCACCGAGCGCTCGCTCAAGCGCCGCCTGTGTGATCGCCAGATATTCCACCCAGTTGACCGTCGCGCTTTCCGCAGGAAGATACCGCGCACTCTGTTTTTTTATAAACGCAGCTACCTCGGCAAGGGAATACTCCCCGCTCAATCGTCCGTCAAAGCCGGCAAGCTCCAGCGGTCGCGCCCCGTTCCGCTGCGCGTCGATATAGTCAAACAGGGACATTACCGACGTGCTATGGGCATACATGTAGAACACATTGCCCGGCGCCTGCTCCCTGATCGGCCGGTCCGGCTGCTGCCAGATACGCGCCATGTCAAACAGCCCGCTCTCGATCACCAGCGCATCGAAGCCTTTTTCCTGGTGCAGGTACTGCACCAGCCGTGCCTTCAGCGCAAAGT
It includes:
- a CDS encoding LysR family transcriptional regulator, encoding MAPTKQPGPRQASKQSFSGRLSDMDLRLLRVFREVVQAGGLAAAEVALNISRSTISVHLSDLETRLGMRLCIRSRGRADFKLTPEGEALYQAIEELDGHLASFRSQVNAIQSQLTGKLRIVLPDDMLAMPQLDMPTTIAQLRDRAPKLQLDIKLAAPHELELEILGGRADVGINPLHSRRPGLSYHPLFSHQSLLYASANHLCGGQADADEELITQQELAAPDHAVLSGAAHLYRLFPHKSIANHMAARLAMILSGRFIGFLPAYLAEAYVERGQLVALHPERFRYQIQNALTFRSSAAEQPAVRLFLEVLAVSG
- a CDS encoding DUF7661 family protein — its product is MTTFRYNVFGREILVEKSSRGWSTFQQGAEGKRRSAGLHIPDNITETELTQYLDDLCHEWASEKYPSVFLVRKN
- a CDS encoding DUF2164 domain-containing protein, encoding MQDIELSRDQIERTVEKIKSYFEEELQQDIGGFEAEFLLDFFAREIGPTFYNRGLLDAQQVFTQKAEELSYTIQELEQPEL
- a CDS encoding erythromycin esterase family protein — encoded protein: MTVVKDLLAVLGMLLMFTATAIAQDRNTASQDFSDLQAFGEAVGDRRIVLLDELTHGERENFALKARLVQYLHQEKGFDALVIESGLFDMARIWQQPDRPIREQAPGNVFYMYAHSTSVMSLFDYIDAQRNGARPLELAGFDGRLSGEYSLAEVAAFIKKQSARYLPAESATVNWVEYLAITQAALERALGDFTGEQQARYIEASYRLISGLRRLHSEASGYDRPDYVARLLHGLVIVAQNLWGTRRHDEHDIAMADNLRWLMDTRLSGKKIIVWGHFIHLNYGGTVPRRYDNLGTLLQREYGEDMYLAHIAASEGQYRDFVDMQVKDISAGQSAVIEQQILHNRSANGSEAIFLDGPALHSAVQDADKNARFYGHQYANGIGPTDWRQYWDGIFILPRSSASAAHPGAE